One genomic window of Paenibacillus xylanilyticus includes the following:
- a CDS encoding helix-turn-helix transcriptional regulator: MAKESFDKEIQFLRMLSLTSGAYNRKQYAERLGISVHTFDKTTRRLKEIMQSVADQRHGSEPSKEMTDLVRFQYGESAEPLLLFLFRAKSMRETEVQRLSVILHTLQGSALTAMELLDACCADLPEELALPDEKTIRTDLKYLEEVGVIRKEPGGRPYRYMLQQDVLTKLTAQEQLELYDFVDIMANTQIPSVQGYLLRDSLKKAIAASYPEQEVTEPFIYKYHYYSRILDEAHLYTLLSAIRQCKRVQFVYFSPKKPSSYSSQNTNPRFEREAGGHSNQILPLEVVYDHQYGRWYVIGYQGRRGFVKFRMEGITQMEELDAVSPEYMHDLKQQWAEVSRFSWLVDTAKTVTVQARFFHPESGQRNFILDRVRLQGQWGTITPETEHTFLYEIRVNGTTEIKPWLRSFGSSCEVIAPHRLRQEMIKEWKEIAQYYESVREDVQLSDHDEIE, translated from the coding sequence ATGGCCAAAGAAAGCTTTGACAAAGAAATTCAGTTTCTTCGCATGCTGTCTCTGACAAGCGGTGCATACAATCGCAAACAATATGCCGAACGACTCGGCATCTCCGTACATACCTTTGATAAAACGACGCGCAGGTTAAAAGAAATCATGCAATCTGTGGCGGACCAGCGCCACGGTTCAGAGCCGAGCAAAGAAATGACGGACCTCGTCCGTTTCCAATATGGGGAATCTGCGGAACCCCTGCTGCTTTTCCTTTTTCGGGCCAAATCGATGAGAGAAACAGAGGTTCAGCGGCTTTCCGTCATTTTACATACACTGCAGGGCAGCGCGCTGACCGCAATGGAACTGCTGGATGCCTGCTGTGCCGATCTGCCAGAGGAACTTGCATTGCCTGACGAAAAAACGATCCGCACCGATCTGAAGTATCTGGAAGAAGTCGGTGTTATCCGGAAGGAACCGGGCGGCAGGCCTTATCGCTATATGCTGCAGCAGGACGTCCTCACCAAACTAACGGCCCAGGAACAGCTGGAGTTATATGATTTTGTGGACATTATGGCGAATACCCAAATTCCCTCGGTACAGGGGTATCTGCTGAGAGACAGCCTGAAGAAGGCAATAGCCGCAAGCTATCCCGAGCAGGAAGTAACCGAACCGTTTATATACAAGTACCATTATTATTCCCGCATTCTGGATGAGGCGCATCTGTATACCCTGCTTAGTGCCATTCGCCAGTGCAAGCGAGTCCAGTTTGTCTATTTTTCACCCAAAAAACCATCCAGCTACAGCTCCCAGAACACGAATCCGCGATTCGAACGGGAAGCCGGCGGACACTCCAATCAGATTCTGCCGCTCGAAGTTGTATATGATCACCAATATGGTCGGTGGTATGTCATTGGATATCAGGGACGCCGGGGGTTCGTGAAGTTTCGAATGGAGGGTATCACCCAGATGGAGGAACTGGATGCGGTAAGCCCAGAGTATATGCACGATCTCAAGCAGCAATGGGCAGAAGTCAGCCGATTCAGCTGGCTGGTGGATACGGCGAAGACGGTTACGGTTCAAGCCCGCTTTTTCCATCCCGAGAGCGGTCAGCGCAACTTCATTCTGGATCGGGTACGTCTGCAGGGCCAGTGGGGCACCATTACGCCCGAAACCGAGCATACCTTTCTGTATGAGATCCGGGTTAACGGTACGACGGAGATTAAACCATGGCTTCGAAGCTTTGGCTCCAGCTGCGAGGTCATTGCACCTCACAGGCTTCGCCAGGAGATGATTAAGGAATGGAAGGAGATTGCGCAATATTATGAATCTGTTCGAGAAGATGTTCAACTATCAGATCATGACGAGATTGAATGA
- a CDS encoding nucleotidyltransferase domain-containing protein, translated as MTHVDEEMRETIRQQLAQIEQEEQIRIIYACESGSRAWGFPSQDSDYDVRFLYVRPLDWYLSIEDKRDVIERPISDQLDINGWDLQKALKLFRKSNPPLLEWLQSPIRYDERYSVAEHIRAWSPLTFSPKSCMYHYLNMAKGNFRDYLQGEQVKIKKYFYVLRPLLACGWIERYDAMPPLDFDELVKDIIPAGTPLYVEIQDLLRRKRAGEELDLEPKLPAIHSYLAENIEHFGHVAADMKNDQVVGYEELNRIFRSALNEAWADEEQEHRKKEE; from the coding sequence ATGACTCACGTTGATGAAGAAATGAGAGAAACGATTCGGCAGCAGCTCGCACAGATTGAACAGGAGGAACAGATCCGCATTATCTATGCCTGCGAGTCGGGCAGCCGGGCTTGGGGATTTCCTTCACAGGATAGTGATTATGATGTGCGTTTTCTGTACGTTAGGCCGCTGGATTGGTACTTGTCGATTGAGGATAAACGGGATGTGATTGAACGTCCGATCAGTGATCAGCTGGATATCAACGGCTGGGATCTGCAAAAGGCACTGAAGTTATTTCGAAAATCAAATCCACCGCTGCTGGAGTGGCTGCAATCGCCCATTCGCTACGACGAGCGGTACAGTGTGGCAGAGCACATTCGTGCATGGTCTCCGCTTACGTTCTCGCCCAAGTCCTGCATGTACCATTATTTGAATATGGCCAAAGGGAACTTCCGGGATTATCTGCAAGGCGAGCAGGTGAAGATCAAAAAGTATTTCTATGTGCTCCGTCCGCTGCTCGCCTGCGGTTGGATTGAACGTTATGACGCCATGCCGCCCTTGGACTTTGATGAGTTAGTCAAGGACATTATACCTGCGGGAACGCCGCTGTATGTGGAAATTCAAGATCTTTTGAGAAGGAAGAGAGCTGGAGAAGAACTGGATCTGGAGCCGAAGCTGCCAGCCATTCATTCCTATTTGGCAGAGAACATCGAGCATTTCGGACACGTAGCTGCGGACATGAAGAATGATCAGGTTGTAGGGTACGAAGAATTGAATCGAATTTTCCGATCTGCATTGAATGAAGCGTGGGCGGATGAAGAGCAGGAGCATAGGAAGAAGGAGGAATAA